A section of the Clostridium sp. TW13 genome encodes:
- a CDS encoding YlmC/YmxH family sporulation protein: protein MDVELNMFSLNALKEMEIIDVNLGKVLGTIYDLKLDCDNFNIVSLLIIKEKPKIFGTVDFIEIPWEKIQKIGYDVILVDCDDKTLFEA from the coding sequence TTGGATGTAGAATTGAATATGTTTTCTTTAAATGCATTGAAAGAGATGGAGATTATTGATGTAAACTTAGGTAAAGTATTAGGTACTATCTATGATTTAAAGTTAGATTGTGATAATTTTAATATAGTTTCTTTATTAATAATTAAGGAGAAACCTAAAATATTTGGAACAGTAGATTTTATAGAAATACCATGGGAAAAGATACAAAAAATAGGATATGATGTAATATTAGTAGACTGTGATGATAAAACTTTGTTTGAAGCATAG
- the nrdR gene encoding transcriptional regulator NrdR produces MKCPFCSYEESKVVDSRSAEECNAIRRRRECLKCGKRYTTYEKVEDIPILVIKKDFTRENFDKGKIINGLIIACQKRPISRNQIEELANDIEKNISNKMIAEIKSEDIGEMVMERLKPIDEVSYVRFASVYRQFKDINTFMEEISKLIKE; encoded by the coding sequence TTGAAATGTCCATTTTGTTCATACGAAGAAAGCAAAGTTGTGGACTCTCGTTCAGCAGAGGAATGTAATGCAATTAGAAGGAGAAGAGAATGTTTAAAGTGTGGTAAGAGATATACCACTTATGAAAAAGTAGAAGATATTCCTATTTTGGTGATAAAGAAAGACTTCACCAGGGAAAATTTTGATAAAGGAAAAATAATCAATGGCTTGATAATTGCTTGCCAAAAAAGACCTATATCTAGAAATCAAATAGAAGAATTAGCTAATGATATTGAAAAAAATATTAGTAATAAGATGATTGCTGAGATTAAATCTGAGGATATCGGTGAAATGGTTATGGAGAGATTAAAACCTATTGATGAAGTATCTTATGTAAGGTTTGCCTCTGTATATAGACAATTTAAAGATATCAACACTTTTATGGAAGAAATATCAAAGTTGATTAAAGAATAA
- the sigG gene encoding RNA polymerase sporulation sigma factor SigG produces MIINKVEICGVNTSKLPVLKEKEMKKLLMAMKSGDNSARETFINGNLRLVLSVIQRFNNRGENVDDLFQVGCIGLMKAIDNFDLSQNVKFSTYAVPMIIGEIRRYLRDNNTIRVSRSLRDIAYKALLVRDRLIKESNKEPNISQIAKELNLPREEVIFALDAIQDPVSLFEPIYHDGGDAIYVMDQISDSKNGDDSWLENILIKEAMKKLNDREKLILTLRFFNGRTQMEVADEIGISQAQVSRLEKTALKHMKKYV; encoded by the coding sequence ATGATAATCAATAAAGTTGAAATTTGTGGTGTTAATACATCAAAATTGCCTGTATTAAAAGAAAAAGAAATGAAAAAACTTTTGATGGCTATGAAATCTGGTGATAATTCTGCAAGAGAGACTTTCATCAATGGAAATTTAAGATTAGTTCTTAGTGTTATTCAAAGATTTAATAACAGAGGAGAAAATGTAGATGACTTGTTTCAAGTAGGTTGTATAGGACTTATGAAAGCAATTGATAACTTTGATTTAAGTCAAAATGTAAAATTCTCTACTTATGCTGTGCCTATGATAATAGGAGAGATTAGAAGATATTTAAGAGATAATAACACTATTAGAGTAAGCAGATCTTTAAGAGATATTGCATACAAAGCCTTATTAGTTAGAGATAGATTAATTAAGGAAAGTAATAAGGAACCTAATATATCTCAAATTGCTAAGGAACTTAATCTACCAAGAGAAGAAGTTATATTTGCACTAGATGCTATCCAAGATCCAGTATCATTATTTGAACCTATATATCATGATGGTGGTGATGCCATATATGTTATGGATCAGATTTCTGATTCCAAAAACGGAGATGATAGTTGGTTAGAGAATATATTAATAAAAGAAGCAATGAAAAAATTAAATGATAGAGAGAAGTTAATATTAACTTTAAGGTTTTTTAATGGTAGAACACAAATGGAAGTTGCAGATGAAATAGGAATTTCACAAGCTCAAGTATCCAGATTAGAAAAAACCGCTTTAAAACATATGAAGAAATATGTATAA